ATCCACTATTACCGGCCTGACGGAAACTACGCGAACTGGACCGTATATGCGTTTAACGACACTGCAGAATATACCGGCGACTTCAACGACGGACTGACTGGAGTGACCAGCCATGACTCCTATGGCGCGTACTTCGACATAAGTCTGATTCCCAATGCGCAGAACCTTGGATTCATCATCCACAATATCTCTACCGGCGTTAAAGATCCCGGGCCTGACATGCATCTGAATGTCGCCACCAATACCCAGGCGTGGGCGATTTCAGGGAACGCGATGGTCTTCACGTCAACGCCAACTCCGACCCAGATACTGGATAGTCTGCTGAATGTGGAGCAGGCATACTGGCTTGATCGCCAGCGAGTGGCTATTCAACCGCAGTTTGCTCAAAGTGGCGATACCTTCGCGATCAGCACCAGCCTGACCGGCGGCCTTTCTGTGACGCCCACCGGTATTACGGGAGGCACCAATATTCCGCTCACTGTTAGCGGAGCCCTGACTGCGGATGAATTGCTCCGTTACCCGCAATTGAGTGGGTATACCGTCCTTCAACTACCGGCGAATACGCAACTTTCAACTTTGCAGACGGCTCTGGAAGGGCAGCTCGCTTTTTCAGCGATCGGTTCGAATGGAGCGTTGCAGTATGCCACTGGCATACAGTTTGCGGGTGTTCTGGATGACCTCTATTACTACCCAGGCAAGCTTGGCGTTGTCTTTCACCATTGGGACGATACAGGTTGGCACGACTGGCCTGACGACGAGGACTGCGCCATGAAGCTAAAGCTGTGGGCACCCACGGCGCAGAGTGTCTCGTTGCAAATCTTTGACCACGAATCCGATACGTCGCCTTCTGCCATTGTGGCAATGCATGAGCATAATGGTGTATGGGTCGCAAAAGGGGAGCCTGGTTGGAAAGATAAGTACTACCTTTACAGCGTGAAAGTCTGGGTGTCAGCCGACGGCGCGGTGGACACAAATGTAACCAGCGATCCCTATTCAATCGATATCGCCTTGAACGGCACCAAGAGCAGGTTTACCGATCTCGACTCCCGTGAGACGAAGCCCGCAGGCTGGGACGAGGATACTTCGCCTCCGCTGCGAAGCCTCAGCGACATGAGCATTTATGAGTTGCATGTACGCGACTTTAGCGTGGACGATCTCACGGTTCCATTGGCTCATCGTGGTATGTACGATGCTTTTGAGGATCATGGCTCGGACGGTATGAAGCATCTTCGCTCTTTAGCTGCCAGTGGGCTGAAGGCAATTCATATCCTGCCTTCCTTCCACTTCGCCAGCGTGAATGAAGACAAATCCACATGGATCATCCCCACAGGTCTCGCGGCATATCCGCCGGACGGGCAGCAGCAGCAGGCGGCCGTCACCACAAGCCAGACCAATCCTGCGTACAACTGGGGATATGATCCCGTGCACTACATGACGCCTGAGGGCAGCTACGCAATCAATCCGGATAACCGCGTGCGCGAGTATCGAGGAATGGTGGATGGGCTGCACAAGGCGGGACTGCGTGTGGTTCAGGATGTGGTCTTCAACCACACAAACGCCAGCGGCGAAGGTCCGAACTCCAATCTCGACGAGGTGGTGCCAAACTACTATCAACGCCTCGACGCGAATGGAAATCTTGAGACAGGTTCGTGCTGCCCCGACACAGCAAGCGAACATCTCATGATGGAAAAGCTGATCATCGACACCCTCGTGCTCAATGCGCGAGACTATAAGATCGATGGCTTCCGCTTCGACATACTGAGCTTCATGTTCACATACAACATTCAGCATATTCAGCAGGCACTGCAGGCGCTTACTCCCGAGAAAGACGGCGTTGACGGATCGAAGATCTACCTCTACGGAGAAGGATTCAACTTCGCAGATACCGCGAACAATCAAATAGGTCCGAACGCTTCACAGATTAATCTTTATGGGTTTGGAGTTGGCACCTTCAACGACCGCATACGTGATGGCATCCACGGCGGCAGTCCGTTTACCGATGAGCGGGTGCAGGGCTTTGCCACAGGGCTCTTCACCGATCCAAGCGATTACACCAATTCGAATCCGCCGTTGAGCGGTCAGCAAAGCCAGTTGCTGCAATACTCTGACTGGATCGATGTAGGACTGACGGGCAACCTGCGCGATTACAGCTTTATCGATAGCGCTGGGGCGACAGTAACCGGCGCTCAAGTGAACTACAACGGGCAACCGACGGGATATACGAAGAGCCCAATTGAGGCGGTGAATTATGCCTCAGTCCACGACAATCAGGACCTCTTCGATAAGGTACAGCTAAAGTCGAGCTACAACGACAACATTGCTACTCGTGCCCGGAGGCAGGTGATGGGCATGAGCCTGGTTACGCTGGGAGAGGGAATTCCGTTCTTCCAGGCAGGCGATGATCTGCTCCGCTCCAAGGATATGGACCAGAACAGCTATAACTCCGGAGACTGGTTCAATAAAATCGACTGGAGCGGGAAGACGGCAAACTGGGGTATTGGCCTGCCTATTGCAAGCCAGAATCAGGCCCAGTGGCCCATCATGACGCCGCTGCTCAGCAACTCCGCGTATACGCCTCTTCCAGTAAATATCGCGTACAGTGAAGCAGCGTTCAGCGAACTGTTGAATATCCGCTATAGCTCAGAGTTGTTCCGCATGTCCACGTTTAGCGAAGTGCAGCAGAACCTAATCTTCCTGAATACGGGGCCAAGCCAGACGCCGGGGCTAATCGTCATGAAGCTGGACGCGAATGGTGGCAACTACGGAATGTACAAGCATATCGTAGTGATCTTCAACGCGACCAATGCGTCCGTGACTTTCACCAACAGTCGACTGCAGGGTTTGGCCCTGCATCTGCACCCAGTGCAACGAAGCTCTAGTGATCCGGAAACGAGGCTATCCACGTTCAACTCTAAGGAGGGGACTGCGACAGTACCCGCACTCACAACCGCAGTCTTTGTGGGCGAATCCGAGTAGGCGAGCCGGTCGCTGTTCCTAAGGGCGGAATGAGAGGTAATAACTCAGCTCGTGACTCGCGGCTAACTCTATAAGGACATGAGTTAAAGGACGACCCACTCCTTCCTTCTAGAGGACTTGATCGATAGTTTAAATTCAGCAAATTTCATGCCAACTATCCAAGTACTGGAATCACATGGCTCATCTTAAGGAAGGCATTCAAGGATAAGCGGGCGGTTTTTCTGGCTGCTTTCGATCACGAAGCGACGCGTTGAGAGCATCGGAACCAGGGGCGGCTCCAAACTCTCATGGCGGCGTAGTGTAGGGCCATTCCGAGAATTGCTAATAGCAGGTAATCAGTGCTGCATTATCCTTAGAATTTGTTTAGAATTAGAAATGTATTAAACAATCAACAAGGAGACCTTTATGCCCACCGTCACACCACGGTTCTCGCCCACCGACAGCATTATCCTGCTGGTTGACCACCAATCGACCACCATCGACTGGGTCAAGAGCCTGCCCAAAGCCACTGTTATCGCTAGTTGCCGCGTCCTCGCCCGAATGGGCGTCACCTTCTCGATACCGCTCTTTGTCACCACCACCATGGAGGAATACGTAGGCCCCACGCTGCCCGAGATCGAGGAGGTCGCCCCCGACGCGTTCGCTGCGCGCTTCAAGCGTGGCGGCATCCTCAGCTGCTTCGACCAGCCCGAACTCACGGCTGCCCTCAAGGCCACCCGCCGCACCAACCTCATCCTCGCGGGGCTCACCACCGACATCTGTCTCTTTTGGGCCGCCCGCGACGCTGTGCGTCTCGGCTACAACGTCAACGTCATCGCCGACGCCTGCGGCACCATGTCCACCATAGGCGACGACACAACTTTCGACCGTCTCCGCGCCCTCGGTGTTACTGTCAGCGTCGTCAACCAGATCGTCACCGAGCTCGAGAACGACTTCGGCAGCCCCGACGGTCTCAAAGCCCAACAAATCCTCTCCGACGAAGTCATCTCCAAGCTCACTTAGCATTGCGCACTGTGCCGCGCCCGAGGCAAACTCTCCGGGCGCGGCCTCTTTAGAAAGGCCAAACAGTGAACACTCGGGATCCCTTTTGCATCGCGGCGACGCTCGCACTAATGCTGCTATGCGCCCACTCCCGTCTCACCGCCCAAACTGCCACCCCACCGCCCTACACACCTCAGGTCTGGGACATCGACTGGTCCTACCTCGCCGAGCCTGCCGCGCGCGATAGCGTTGCCGCCGACTGGACGGACCGCCTCCACTACATCCCACTCGGCGACACCAGGTTTCTCTCTATCAACGGCCAACTCCGCGAGCGTGGCGAGTATCAGGATCACCCTGCCTTCGGCGCGCAGCCACCCGATAACGGCTACCTCTTGCAGCGTTATCTCTTCAGCGCCGATCTGCACCTCAGCCAGCGCTTCCGCACTTTCATCCAGTTCGACAGCGGCCTTATTGACGGACGCGACGGCGGACCGCGCCCTGGCATCGACGAAGACAAGCTCGACGTCAACCAGGGCTTCATCGACATCACTCCCTTTAAGTCCGCTGATAACAACCTCACGGTTCGCGCCGGTCGCCAACTCATCTCCCTGGGTTCTACACGTCTCGTCGCCACTGGTGCCGGCCTCAACGTCGAGCAGCCCTTCGATGGCTTCCGCCTTACGCTCCTCGCCGGCTACTGGACCGCCGATGGTATCGCTGTGCGCCCCACCGAGACGAAGACCGGCTTCTTGGACAACGAACCGAACCCCGCTGAAGAACTCTGGGGGCTCTACGTTAGCCGGGCGCTTCCGTCCTTCCACACCAATTTGGATCTCTATTACTTCGGCTACGACCACAAGTCCGTCCGCTACGCACAGGGTACTGGTCGCGAGCAGCGTGAGACCATCGGCGCGCGCATCTGGTCCCACACCTCCACGTGGGACTACGACTTTGAATACACAGGCCAGTTCGGCCGTTTCAACACCGGCGAAATTAGTGCCATGGGAGCCGGATATCACCTCGGCTACACCTTTACCCATGCCCGCTTCGCGCCGCACCCTGAAGTTGACGGCGGCGTCCTAAGCGGTGATCACAACGCCCACGACAACACACTCGGCACCTTCAATCCACTGTTCCCCAACGGCAATTACCTCAGTCAGAGTATCTTGCTCGGCCCCTTCAATCTCATCATCGTGCGCCCCACCTTCAAGACAGCGCTCACCCGCAAAGTGAGCAGCAACACTAATGTTGAACTCCTCTGGCGGCAAGCCACACGGGATGGGGTCTACAACATCGTAGGCATTCTCACCCATCCTCCAGACAACTCCACCGCACGCTCCATCGGCACGCAAATCCAGCAGGGATTTGATTACAACTTCACCCGCCATCTCAGCGGCTCCCTGGTCTATGAACATTTCTTCGCCGGCGAGTTCCTGAAGCAGAGTCCGCCCGGCCACAGCCTCAACTTTATCTCTCCGCAGCTGACTTGGAACTTCTAACGCCCCACGAGACTTCCCATGCAAACACCTCTCGAGCAAGCACTCGTCTTCGGCATCGTCCTACTCAATGCCTACAGCTTCGGCGCCAATTGTGTGGAACGCTTCGTTAACTATCAAACTTGGCCTCTCATTGCCGCGGCCTCTTTCACGGCGTATCACAAAGCGCAACAGCCGCTGATCCAGGCCTTCGTAGTTGCTCCCATCGCCGTTGGGTTCGTGTTGCAGATATGGTTTCTGCGGATTGTGCCCGTCGCCGTGAACCCAATGGTCCCGTGGGTGATGATCATCGCGTCCGCAGTCGGCGCAGTCTCTACGGTGACGCTTCAGCTTCCCATCCATGCCGCCTTGAACCGAGACGGTTACTCGCCCGCACTGATGAGAAAACTGCTGCGCACCGACTGGATCAGGAAGGGGGCTGACGTCGTCAGGCTGGCCGCAACCGTTGTCCTAATGCATCAGATCGTCAGCGCTCATTAGGTGCTAGCCCACGCAACTTGCGTAACAATTGCGCTGCTGCGTTCTTCTCTTCGGTCGAAAGATGATGCATTGCCTCAACCAGATCTTTTGCATGAAGAGGAAAGATCTTCCTCGCTAGCACGCGGCCCTTTTCTGTGATGATCCCCATCACGATGCGCCTATCTTCGCTCCTCGATTCGCGCGCAATCAACCCGCGTTTCTCTAACTTCTTCACTGTGTAAGTTGTACTCGCGCCCGTGAGCAGAATCCTCTCGCTTAGTTCACCGAGTGGCGTTGGTCCGCCGTGAAATAGAACCATCAGTACTGAGAATTCGGTCATAGTCAGCCCATGCTTCTGCATACGCGGGCGAACATAGTCGTCGACAAACTTGAATGCCCTGCCAATCGAAAGAATGAGCTGTAGGGACGCTGACCCTTCCGGGGTGGGTCCCTGCGGCCTTCCCTGCGCGGAGTCGCCGCCCAATTGAGATCCCTGCATCCAGCAATTTTATCGCTCTCTGCTCTCTGCCGCTCGAACTCTGCCTGACGTTTTGCGGCCCGTTCAACCCGAGTTCACGTGGCAATGCGCGCTTCAGTCCAATTCGCGACTCGGTCGGATGAAGGTGGCCAAGTGCAGCATGGCTAAAGCGTCGCCGGGTACGGCGCCGGCTGCCAAATCGCTCGACGCCAGATTGCCATCGTTTCTACGATTACATCGTCGGCTGTCTTGCGGGGAGGACCGGCATTTGGAGCGTAACCTGAGTACCGTGTCCCGGTGGGCTCACAATTTCCACATTGCCACCGTGAAGCTGCGCAATGCTCTTCACGATTGCCAGCCCTAGGCCAGTTCCCCCCGAACCGTGGGACCGCGCTGAGTCGACTCGGAAGAAGCGGTCAAAGACTCTTGGTAGGGCTTCTGCCGGGATACCGATGCCCGTATCGGAGACTTCGATGTGAACCGTGGAAACATCTGCATTTGCGCTCAACACGACTGTTCCGCCGGGTGGGGTGTGAGCTAACGCATTTGCGACCAGGTTGCCTACCGCCCTTTGCAAAAGCGTGCGGTCCAACTCGGCAACAACCGGTTCGCTGGCAACGGCAGCGGTGAGCGAAACTTCGCCGTCCACAGCCGAGGCTTCGTAGTATTCCCTTACTTGGTCCAGCAATTCGCCCACATCCACCCGCTCGCGGCGTAAATAGGACAACGGACTCTCCGCCCGTGCGAGAAAGAGGAGGTCGCCGATCAGATCCGACAGCCGCACAGCTTCCTCGAGGCAGGATTCGATCACATCGCGATATTCGCCGGAAGTGCGCGCGCGGGCGAGAGCCACTTCTGCCTCGCCGCGAATGTTATTCACGGGCGTGCGCAGGTCGTGCGCGATGTCTGCCGAAAACCTCGAAATGCGCTCGAACGACTCCTGCAGGCGATCCAGCATCTCGTTGAAGGTGCCTGCCAGAGATGCCAGTTCGGACGGATATCCTTCCGGACGGATACGTTCCTTCAGGTTGCTCGAGCTAATGTGGCGCGCAGTTGTCGCCATTTCCTCCACAGGGCGAATGCCGTGCCGCGCAATCTGGTACCCGATCAACGGAAAAATGGCGAAGGCCCCCAGCAGAATGACCCAAAACCAGAACCGGTAGCGTGCCAGCAGCTCCTCTTTTTGCGAGACATCAATCGCAATCTGAACGGTGTCGGTATGAGTTGCGGACAGCCCCACCTGAGCCAATGCGCTGGTAACGCGAAAAGCGTGTCCGTTGCTGCCTTTGATTCGGATCGTGCGCTCTGAGTGGTTTTTGGTTTTGCCGGCTAATTGCGCCAGGTCCAACTGGTCTGCCATGCCTGGCGTCGTTAGCACAGGGGTGTTTTGATCATCCAGCAGCCGAATATAAAAACGTTCGTACTGGCGCGCCGCCGATTCCAGCTCGATCTCCTCCCGCAGTGCGTCCACGTCATCGGGTCTTTCCTGCAACATAGTACGAAGCACGTGTACCTTGTCCGCGAGAAACAAATCAGTACTTTTGTCGAGTTCGCTCTCGAGCACTAAGTAGAGACTAACTATGGCGATGGTTACAAGAAATAAGCCCGCGAGTGCGTAGCCGGCGGTTAGCCGGAAGGCCAGAGTACGCCACAAGCGCGAGACTGTCGTGATTCTGCTACTCGGCTTCCAGGACATAGCCTGCGCCTCGAACGGTATGGATCAAT
The nucleotide sequence above comes from Tunturibacter empetritectus. Encoded proteins:
- the pulA gene encoding pullulanase-type alpha-1,6-glucosidase; the protein is MKIRIGTQRLLCRASSHALMFLLCVFASAPAFGADPAITSGNIRIHYHRPDGNYSGWTVYAFDNTTEDTGNYGGGPVEVTGTDSFGAYFDVGVTTGAQEVGIIIHNPTASGGDQKDTPNNLFVDPATQGIEYWAYSGIAKLYTAAPSLTNPTALPPGYVRVHYHRTDGNYGGWTIYAFYDTTEYTGDYNSGLVPVTNTDAYGVYFDVAVVPNAQNLGLIIHNPSASDGDQKDPGTNEFVDPTTEGFEYWGYTGIGKLYKSQPSLTNPSAQLPGYARIHYYRPDGNYANWTVYAFNDTAEYTGDFNDGLTGVTSHDSYGAYFDISLIPNAQNLGFIIHNISTGVKDPGPDMHLNVATNTQAWAISGNAMVFTSTPTPTQILDSLLNVEQAYWLDRQRVAIQPQFAQSGDTFAISTSLTGGLSVTPTGITGGTNIPLTVSGALTADELLRYPQLSGYTVLQLPANTQLSTLQTALEGQLAFSAIGSNGALQYATGIQFAGVLDDLYYYPGKLGVVFHHWDDTGWHDWPDDEDCAMKLKLWAPTAQSVSLQIFDHESDTSPSAIVAMHEHNGVWVAKGEPGWKDKYYLYSVKVWVSADGAVDTNVTSDPYSIDIALNGTKSRFTDLDSRETKPAGWDEDTSPPLRSLSDMSIYELHVRDFSVDDLTVPLAHRGMYDAFEDHGSDGMKHLRSLAASGLKAIHILPSFHFASVNEDKSTWIIPTGLAAYPPDGQQQQAAVTTSQTNPAYNWGYDPVHYMTPEGSYAINPDNRVREYRGMVDGLHKAGLRVVQDVVFNHTNASGEGPNSNLDEVVPNYYQRLDANGNLETGSCCPDTASEHLMMEKLIIDTLVLNARDYKIDGFRFDILSFMFTYNIQHIQQALQALTPEKDGVDGSKIYLYGEGFNFADTANNQIGPNASQINLYGFGVGTFNDRIRDGIHGGSPFTDERVQGFATGLFTDPSDYTNSNPPLSGQQSQLLQYSDWIDVGLTGNLRDYSFIDSAGATVTGAQVNYNGQPTGYTKSPIEAVNYASVHDNQDLFDKVQLKSSYNDNIATRARRQVMGMSLVTLGEGIPFFQAGDDLLRSKDMDQNSYNSGDWFNKIDWSGKTANWGIGLPIASQNQAQWPIMTPLLSNSAYTPLPVNIAYSEAAFSELLNIRYSSELFRMSTFSEVQQNLIFLNTGPSQTPGLIVMKLDANGGNYGMYKHIVVIFNATNASVTFTNSRLQGLALHLHPVQRSSSDPETRLSTFNSKEGTATVPALTTAVFVGESE
- a CDS encoding MarR family winged helix-turn-helix transcriptional regulator, producing MQGSQLGGDSAQGRPQGPTPEGSASLQLILSIGRAFKFVDDYVRPRMQKHGLTMTEFSVLMVLFHGGPTPLGELSERILLTGASTTYTVKKLEKRGLIARESRSEDRRIVMGIITEKGRVLARKIFPLHAKDLVEAMHHLSTEEKNAAAQLLRKLRGLAPNER
- a CDS encoding alginate export family protein, which produces MNTRDPFCIAATLALMLLCAHSRLTAQTATPPPYTPQVWDIDWSYLAEPAARDSVAADWTDRLHYIPLGDTRFLSINGQLRERGEYQDHPAFGAQPPDNGYLLQRYLFSADLHLSQRFRTFIQFDSGLIDGRDGGPRPGIDEDKLDVNQGFIDITPFKSADNNLTVRAGRQLISLGSTRLVATGAGLNVEQPFDGFRLTLLAGYWTADGIAVRPTETKTGFLDNEPNPAEELWGLYVSRALPSFHTNLDLYYFGYDHKSVRYAQGTGREQRETIGARIWSHTSTWDYDFEYTGQFGRFNTGEISAMGAGYHLGYTFTHARFAPHPEVDGGVLSGDHNAHDNTLGTFNPLFPNGNYLSQSILLGPFNLIIVRPTFKTALTRKVSSNTNVELLWRQATRDGVYNIVGILTHPPDNSTARSIGTQIQQGFDYNFTRHLSGSLVYEHFFAGEFLKQSPPGHSLNFISPQLTWNF
- a CDS encoding heavy metal sensor histidine kinase produces the protein MSWKPSSRITTVSRLWRTLAFRLTAGYALAGLFLVTIAIVSLYLVLESELDKSTDLFLADKVHVLRTMLQERPDDVDALREEIELESAARQYERFYIRLLDDQNTPVLTTPGMADQLDLAQLAGKTKNHSERTIRIKGSNGHAFRVTSALAQVGLSATHTDTVQIAIDVSQKEELLARYRFWFWVILLGAFAIFPLIGYQIARHGIRPVEEMATTARHISSSNLKERIRPEGYPSELASLAGTFNEMLDRLQESFERISRFSADIAHDLRTPVNNIRGEAEVALARARTSGEYRDVIESCLEEAVRLSDLIGDLLFLARAESPLSYLRRERVDVGELLDQVREYYEASAVDGEVSLTAAVASEPVVAELDRTLLQRAVGNLVANALAHTPPGGTVVLSANADVSTVHIEVSDTGIGIPAEALPRVFDRFFRVDSARSHGSGGTGLGLAIVKSIAQLHGGNVEIVSPPGHGTQVTLQMPVLPARQPTM
- a CDS encoding isochorismatase family protein, encoding MPTVTPRFSPTDSIILLVDHQSTTIDWVKSLPKATVIASCRVLARMGVTFSIPLFVTTTMEEYVGPTLPEIEEVAPDAFAARFKRGGILSCFDQPELTAALKATRRTNLILAGLTTDICLFWAARDAVRLGYNVNVIADACGTMSTIGDDTTFDRLRALGVTVSVVNQIVTELENDFGSPDGLKAQQILSDEVISKLT